One stretch of Vulpes lagopus strain Blue_001 chromosome X, ASM1834538v1, whole genome shotgun sequence DNA includes these proteins:
- the LOC121482701 gene encoding nascent polypeptide-associated complex subunit alpha, muscle-specific form-like, producing MIPPTRHQSREGRGLASPTPGKQQEIFHCSPPFPIASHAGQNPLGGLGPGCRRLQIPKTSPSEAPLPGFCPRPPGSQSPSPHQLRQPRVPRMPTALNSVAWAVAVTRGPPLGHVDDNDPQHFESNSVLAQAPTRVPLVAPAFPSQAGGPPNQVAPGGRPSQKVNPALLNPCFGLLGNQSPRQSPVRGPVPVLSATKSPQQGLASFAPLSPIQGIEPPSYVAAAATAAAAAAYAIAASQSPGPLGRMGAPPELPPYGFLPPPQPPLDGLISPPDCSEADFIEDLLKGPSVSLEEGWVCNLRLIDDILEEHAAATEAGAPEAAARSPGGL from the coding sequence ATGATCCCACCCACTAGGCACCAGAGCCGTGAGGGCAGGGGCCTGGCCTCACCGACTCCGGGCAAGCAGCAAGAAATTTTCCACTGCAGCCCCCCGTTTCCCATAGCCTCACACGCAGGCCAGAACCCCTTGGGCGGCCTCGGCCCCGGCTGCCGCCGGCTGCAGATTCCCAAGACCTCCCCCTCAGAAGCGCCCCTGCCTGGGTTCTGCCCCAGACCCCCGGGCAGCCAGTCCCCGAGTCCCCACCAGCTCAGACAGCCCCGTGTGCCAAGAATGCCCACAGCGCTTAACAGTGTGGCGTGGGCGGTGGCGGTCACCAGGGGGCCTCCCCTGGGCCATGTAGATGATAACGACCCGCAGCACTTTGAGAGCAACTCTGTCTTGGCCCAGGCACCCACTAGAGTCCCCCTGGTAGCCCCCGCATTTCCATCGCAGGCAGGTGGGCCCCCCAATCAGGTGGCCCCAGGAGGCAGGCCCAGCCAGAAGGTGAACCCTGCTCTGCTCAACCCCTGCTTCGGCCTGCTGGGCAATCAGAGCCCTCGCCAGAGCCCTGTGCGGGGTCCTGTGCCTGTGCTCAGTGCCACCAAGTCCCCCCAGCAGGGCCTGGCCAGCTTTGCTCCCCTGAGTCCCATACAGGGCATTGAGCCGCCCAGCTATgtggccgccgccgccaccgccgccgctgccgccgcctaTGCCATTGCCGCCAGCCAGTCCCCAGGTCCCCTTGGCAGAATGGGTGCCCCTCCCGAGCTGCCACCCTACGGCTTTttgcccccgccccagccccccctcGATGGCCTGATCTCACCCCCGGACTGCAGTGAGGCGGATTTCATCGAAGATCTCTTGAAAGGCCCCAGCGTGAGCCTAGAGGAAGGCTGGGTGTGCAACCTGAGGCTGATCGATGACATTCTGGAAGAGCACGCCGCTGCCACTGAGGCCGGCGCCCCCGAGGCTGCCGCCCGGAGCCCCGGGGGACTTTAA